In Anaerolineales bacterium, a genomic segment contains:
- the hisI gene encoding phosphoribosyl-AMP cyclohydrolase, which produces MNLAYDSQGLIPAIVQDAATGAVLMVAWMNAESLRLTQEKGEAVFWSRSRGELWHKGATSGNVMRVKLIRVDCDGDTLLLIVDPAGPACHTGERSCFYRSLAEFQAASEGD; this is translated from the coding sequence ATGAACCTCGCCTATGACTCACAGGGATTGATTCCCGCCATTGTTCAAGATGCGGCGACGGGCGCCGTCCTCATGGTGGCGTGGATGAACGCCGAATCGCTGCGCTTGACTCAAGAGAAAGGCGAAGCGGTTTTTTGGAGTCGCAGCCGGGGGGAACTCTGGCACAAGGGGGCGACCTCTGGCAATGTGATGCGGGTGAAACTGATCCGCGTCGATTGCGATGGGGATACCCTGCTGTTGATCGTTGATCCGGCGGGTCCTGCTTGTCACACCGGGGAGCGTTCTTGTTTTTACCGATCTTTGGCGGAATTCCAAGCCGCCAGCGAGGGAGACTGA
- the hisE gene encoding phosphoribosyl-ATP diphosphatase, producing MADTIERLFQTIKDRQAAPKAGSYTNQLFSAGLDEITKKVGEEAVEVVIAAHSQGRERLISELADLTYHALVLLAQVGLTPDDIRAELARRHGN from the coding sequence GTGGCGGATACCATCGAACGCCTTTTCCAAACGATCAAAGACCGACAGGCTGCCCCTAAAGCGGGGTCGTATACGAATCAACTGTTCAGCGCCGGACTGGATGAGATCACCAAAAAAGTGGGTGAGGAGGCGGTAGAAGTGGTGATCGCTGCGCACAGCCAGGGGCGCGAACGGCTGATCAGCGAGCTTGCCGATCTGACCTACCATGCCCTTGTGCTGCTGGCACAGGTGGGCTTAACTCCCGACGATATACGGGCTGAACTGGCACGGCGGCACGGAAATTAA